From Chryseobacterium sp. IHB B 17019, one genomic window encodes:
- a CDS encoding sigma-70 family RNA polymerase sigma factor, whose product MRQLKITKQVTNRETASLDKYLQEIGKVELITADEEVELAQRIRAGDRAALEKLIKANLRFVVSVSKQYQNQGLSLPDLINEGNLGLMKAAKRYDETRGFKFISYAVWWIRQSILQALAEQSRIVRLPLNKIGSINKINKAYAHLEQENERPPSPEELAEVLDMSEEDIKESMKNSGRHLSMDAPLVEGEDSNLYDVLRSGESPSPDKDLMLESLQIEIERALNTLTPREADLVRLYFGLNGKHPMTLEEIGETFDLTRERVRQIKEKAIKRLKHNTRSKILKSYLGK is encoded by the coding sequence ATGAGACAATTAAAAATCACTAAGCAGGTAACCAACAGGGAAACTGCTTCATTAGACAAGTATTTGCAGGAAATTGGTAAAGTAGAACTAATCACTGCGGACGAAGAGGTAGAATTGGCACAAAGAATTCGTGCAGGCGACAGAGCAGCACTGGAGAAATTAATAAAAGCCAACCTTCGTTTCGTGGTTTCAGTATCTAAACAGTACCAAAATCAAGGTCTTTCTTTACCCGATTTGATTAACGAAGGTAACTTAGGACTGATGAAAGCGGCAAAAAGGTATGATGAAACTAGAGGTTTCAAATTTATCTCTTACGCGGTTTGGTGGATTCGTCAATCAATTTTACAGGCTTTGGCTGAGCAGTCGAGAATTGTAAGGTTGCCGTTGAATAAAATCGGTTCCATCAACAAAATTAATAAAGCTTACGCCCACCTTGAGCAGGAAAATGAAAGACCACCTTCCCCGGAAGAATTGGCTGAAGTTCTTGACATGAGCGAGGAAGATATTAAAGAATCTATGAAAAACTCCGGAAGACATTTGTCTATGGATGCGCCTTTGGTAGAAGGTGAAGATTCTAATCTTTATGACGTATTGCGTTCAGGAGAATCTCCAAGTCCTGATAAGGATCTGATGCTTGAATCTCTGCAAATCGAGATCGAAAGAGCATTGAATACTTTGACGCCAAGAGAGGCTGATTTGGTAAGATTATACTTCGGTTTGAACGGAAAACATCCAATGACTTTAGAAGAAATTGGTGAAACTTTTGATCTTACAAGAGAGAGAGTTCGTCAAATTAAAGAAAAAGCGATTAAGAGATTGAAACACAATACCAGAAGTAAGATTCTAAAATCTTATTTGGGTAAATAA